Proteins co-encoded in one Papaver somniferum cultivar HN1 chromosome 5, ASM357369v1, whole genome shotgun sequence genomic window:
- the LOC113277707 gene encoding RING-H2 finger protein ATL56-like, producing MVMAIVISVILLFVGIGVLVMVHVCIVGRAFRRGFDSENNANVNHHQRDGNNRSNNSMSHDDLEKLPCYEFKSLEKETSSPIDCCVVCLETFKMGEKCRLLPLCKHSFHAQCVDSWLLKTPICPICRTSAGNSHRREETISSAENEESSSSGGEALAAENEESSSWGGEVLARSQMGYSNSAYAVTSPFPSASIL from the coding sequence ATGGTCATGGCAATTGTCATATCAGTGATATTATTATTTGTGGGAATTGGAGTTTTAGTAATGGTTCATGTTTGTATTGTCGGAAGAGCTTTTAGAAGAGGTTTCGACTCAGAGAATAACGCAAACGTTAATCATCATCAAAGAGATGGGAATAATAGAAGTAATAATAGTATGTCTCACGATGATTTAGAAAAGCTTCCTTGTTATGAATTCAAATCATTAGAGAAAGAAACAAGTAGTCCTATTGATTGTTGTGTTGTTTGTTTGGAAACTTTCAAAATGGGTGAAAAATGTAGATTGCTTCCGCTTTGCAAACATAGTTTTCATGCTCAGTGTGTTGATTCATGGTTATTAAAAACACCCATTTGTCCAATATGTCGAACAAGTGCTGGTAATTCTCATAGGAGAGAAGAAACCATTAGTTCTGCCGAAAACGAAGAAAGCAGCAGTTCGGGTGGTGAAGCACTAGCAGCCGAAAACGAAGAAAGTAGCAGTTGGGGTGGTGAAGTACTAGCCAGAAGTCAGATGGGTTACTCAAATTCAGCATATGCGGTAACAAGTCCATTCCCTTCCGCCTCTATTTTATGA